DNA from Bordetella genomosp. 13:
TGACGCATCTCGGCGCGGACGGCTGGCACGTCGTGCGTTGCCCCCATGACTCGCATGGCGCCGCGCTGCGCGTGCGACGCGCCGCCAGTTGCCTGCTCGACCCCCGGATGGGCGATACCGTGCTGGTCTGGGGCCCTAATCCCGCCCAGGCCTACATCGTGGCCGTGATCGAGCAGGCCGACCCCGCCGCCAGCCGCATCGAGGTCGATGGCGACCTGACGCTGGTTTCGCGTTCCGGCAACGTCCATGTGCAGGCGGCACGCGACTTGACCCTGACGGGCACCGACGTGTCGCTGGACGGCGAGATGCTGAAGGTCAACGCACCGCACGCCCGGCTGGCCCTGCAGGACACCGAATTCCTTGGCGTGGGCGTGCGCGCGACGGTGGCCTCGCTGCGCGTGGTGGGCCGCAACTGCGAAGTCGTGATGGACCGCATTTCGCACCTGGCGCAACACATCTTCCGGCTGGCCGAACGCATGGAACAGGCCCGCGCGGGGCACATCGACTACCAGGCCGACCAGACCGCGCGCGTGCATGCGCGCCAGACGATAGTGACCGGCCGCGACGTCGTCAAAGTCGACGCCGACCAGATCCACATGGGCTGACCGCTTCCCGGTCTTCCCTCAGCCTCGCAGGAAACTGCATGAATCGCCACGTCGTTCTCAAGATCTCGCAACCCGAGCTGGAGTTCCGCGCCCTGAGCGGCACGGAGAGCATGTCCGCGTTGTTCGAATTCGAACTCGAGATGACCTCGCCGTCGTATTCGCTGGATCTGCGCCAGATGCTGGGCAACCCGGTCACGCTGGAAATCGCGCTGGAGCCCATGGGCACGCGCTACCTGAACGGCCAGATCACCCGCTGCACGCTGGTGGGCCGCGCCAGCCCCACCTCGCGCCACTACGTGTATCGCGCCACGGTCAGGCCGTGGCTGTGGTACCTGACGCAGACCGTGGACAGCAAGATCTTCCAAGGCAAGACGGTGCCCGAAGTGCTGCAGGACGTGCTGTCGGAATACGGCTTTCCGGTCGAGACGCGCCTGGGCGGCGGCTATCGGCAATGGGAATACTGCGTCCAGTACCAGGAGACGGACTTCAACTTCATCAGCCGGCTGATGGAGCACGAGGGCATCCACTACTGGTTCGAGCACACCGACGGCAAGCACACGCTGGTGCTGGGCGACGAGACCGCGCAGCACCAGCCGCTGGACGGCGATCCCCTGCTGCCCTATATCGGCCCCGACCGGCTGACCCAGCCCATCCGCGAATACGTGTCGTACTGGGCGCCCGCCGAACAGATCACCCCGGGCAAGTTCGCCACGGTGGACTACGACTTCAAGAAACCCACGGCCAGCCTGGACGCCCTGCGCAGCAACCCCGGCCAGTACGCCCATGGCGACCTCGAAGTGTACGAGTGGATGGGCGGCTATACCGAGCCCGACCAGGGCGAGCGCTATTCGCTGGTGCAGCTCGAGGCGCTGCAGGTGCAACAGGCCACGGTGGAGGGGCTGAGCAACGCCCGCGCCATGACCACGGGCCGCACCTTCACGCTGCGCAACCATCCGCGCAACGTCGAGAACCGCGAGTACCTGGTGCACCGCGTCTCGTACGACATCCAGGAAACCGACTACTCCAGCAATGACGAGACGGCGCACGTCTTCGAGGTGCGCTTCTCGGTCATCCCTTCCAGCACGACCTTCCGGCCCCAGCGCGTCACGCCGCATCCGCGCACGCACGGCCCGCAGACCGCCCGCGTGGTGGGCAAGGCCGGCGAGGAACTGTGGACGGACCAGTACGGCCGCATCAAGGTGCAGTTCCACTGGGACCGCTACGGCCAGAAGAACGAGAACAGCTCGTGCTGGGTGCGCGTGTCCAGCCCCTGGGCCGGCGGCGGCTTCGGCGGCATCCAGATGCCGCGCGTGAACGACGAAGTCATCGTGGACTTCATCGGCGGCCAGCCCGACCGCCCCATCGTCATCGGCCGCGTCTACAACGCCAGCAACATGCCCCCGTGGGAACTGCCGGCCAACGCCACGCAGAGCGGCTTTCTCAGCCGCAGCAAGAACGGCGATCCGGGCACGGCCAACGCGCTGATGTTCGAGGACGCCTCCGGGCAGGAGCGCATCTGGCTGCACGCCGAGCGCAACATGGACACCGAGGTCGAGGCCAACGAGACCCACTCGGTGGACCTGAACCGGTCCACCACCATCGGCGTGGACGACACACTGATGGTGGTGGGCGCGCGCACCACCACCGTGCAGGGGCAGGAAACCGAAACCTTCATGTCCGGCGCGGACCGCACCGTCACGGGCCCGGTGAACGAGACCATCACCGGCGACGAGACGCGCACGCTGACGGGCAACTTCATCGAGGACATCACCGGCAACGTCGACCAGACCATCGTCGGGGACGTGACTGAAACCACCACTGGCAACGTCACGCGCACCATCACCGGCAACGTGGTGGACGAGACCACCGGCGACGTCGACGAGACCATTACCGGCAACCTGACGCAGGAAACGACCGGCGACGTGAACCGCACCATCACCGGCGCGGTGACCGACACCACGACGGGCGACGTCAACGCCACGGTGACGGGCAACACCACCCGCACGTTCAACGGCACGATAGACGAGACCGTCACGGGCCAATACACCATCACCGCCCCCACCGGCATGACGGTGGATACGCCGAACTGGAAGGTCACCAATGCGTCGAACACCACGCACTGGTACACGAAGCATCTGGTGGCCACGTCTTGGAAGGCGACCGCCACGGGAGTGGAAGCGGACGTCTACGGACTGCGCGGCCAGGTATTCGGCGTCAACTTCCAGTGGTCGGCGGTCAAGCTCGACTACTTCGACTTCCGCAACGACGGCGGCAAGACCCGCATCGTCATGAACGTGCTCGAGGCCTACAGCACGGCGGCCACGATGGGCATGGGCGGACCCTGGGTCAACATGCGCGCCCTGCACCTGTTGGGGTGACCACATCATGCAGACGAAGAACTCGCCCGGCTCGATCGTCACCGACACCGGACTCTCCGAGCGCACCTTGCGCTTGATCCTCAGGATCGGCTGCATCGGCGTGCCGCTGGTCATCACCGTGCTGGCCGCCGGCAAGGACATGCCGCTGTGGGGCTACGCCATCATCTGGGGCGTGCCGCTGTTCATGTACATGGTGATGACGCAGAGCATGATGCCCAGCGCCGAGGAACGCGCGGCCCATGCGCTGCAGCACGCCCCCAACACCGCGCGCGGCGAGGCCACGGTGACGGACGTGCGGCACGACGGCATCATGGAGACCGAGAACCTGCGGATGACGCGCCTGCGCCTGTCGCTGCGCATGCCCTCCGAGACCGGCGCGCCGCAGCAGTCCGAGGTAGTCGTGAAGGTCGAGGACGCCCTGCTGTCCAACTTCGCTTCGGGCAAGACCGTGCACGTGCTGTACGACCCCGCGGATCCCCGCCGCGTGGCCGTGGACCGCGAGCGCTCGCCGCTGCGGGTGCGATAGCGCGCACGCACAGCACACGGCATGCGCATCCTGAAACCCCTGCGGCTGGGCCTGTTGAGCCGC
Protein-coding regions in this window:
- a CDS encoding DUF3540 domain-containing protein; amino-acid sequence: MAALPQVLIREDDAVQQLGTVTHLGADGWHVVRCPHDSHGAALRVRRAASCLLDPRMGDTVLVWGPNPAQAYIVAVIEQADPAASRIEVDGDLTLVSRSGNVHVQAARDLTLTGTDVSLDGEMLKVNAPHARLALQDTEFLGVGVRATVASLRVVGRNCEVVMDRISHLAQHIFRLAERMEQARAGHIDYQADQTARVHARQTIVTGRDVVKVDADQIHMG
- a CDS encoding type VI secretion system Vgr family protein, producing MNRHVVLKISQPELEFRALSGTESMSALFEFELEMTSPSYSLDLRQMLGNPVTLEIALEPMGTRYLNGQITRCTLVGRASPTSRHYVYRATVRPWLWYLTQTVDSKIFQGKTVPEVLQDVLSEYGFPVETRLGGGYRQWEYCVQYQETDFNFISRLMEHEGIHYWFEHTDGKHTLVLGDETAQHQPLDGDPLLPYIGPDRLTQPIREYVSYWAPAEQITPGKFATVDYDFKKPTASLDALRSNPGQYAHGDLEVYEWMGGYTEPDQGERYSLVQLEALQVQQATVEGLSNARAMTTGRTFTLRNHPRNVENREYLVHRVSYDIQETDYSSNDETAHVFEVRFSVIPSSTTFRPQRVTPHPRTHGPQTARVVGKAGEELWTDQYGRIKVQFHWDRYGQKNENSSCWVRVSSPWAGGGFGGIQMPRVNDEVIVDFIGGQPDRPIVIGRVYNASNMPPWELPANATQSGFLSRSKNGDPGTANALMFEDASGQERIWLHAERNMDTEVEANETHSVDLNRSTTIGVDDTLMVVGARTTTVQGQETETFMSGADRTVTGPVNETITGDETRTLTGNFIEDITGNVDQTIVGDVTETTTGNVTRTITGNVVDETTGDVDETITGNLTQETTGDVNRTITGAVTDTTTGDVNATVTGNTTRTFNGTIDETVTGQYTITAPTGMTVDTPNWKVTNASNTTHWYTKHLVATSWKATATGVEADVYGLRGQVFGVNFQWSAVKLDYFDFRNDGGKTRIVMNVLEAYSTAATMGMGGPWVNMRALHLLG
- a CDS encoding DUF3592 domain-containing protein — translated: MQTKNSPGSIVTDTGLSERTLRLILRIGCIGVPLVITVLAAGKDMPLWGYAIIWGVPLFMYMVMTQSMMPSAEERAAHALQHAPNTARGEATVTDVRHDGIMETENLRMTRLRLSLRMPSETGAPQQSEVVVKVEDALLSNFASGKTVHVLYDPADPRRVAVDRERSPLRVR